From Ipomoea triloba cultivar NCNSP0323 chromosome 5, ASM357664v1, the proteins below share one genomic window:
- the LOC116019027 gene encoding pentatricopeptide repeat-containing protein At3g25210, mitochondrial, which translates to MRSVVPHPFISRFRSSILSSLSLRPLSDASASHFHLHPSAPTFSHPSKDLPNPNPRTLTPSEKHFDSWISKLRPGFTPSDVDEALQAQSDPDLALDIFRWTGQQRGYKHNHVTYLRIIRIAISGKRYRVAETLVEEVLAGACPPSLPLYNSMIKFCCGRKSLFNRAFDVYKKMLACEDAKPSLETYTLLLNALLRKFNRLTVSYVYLHSVRSLAKQMKASGVIPDTFTLNMIIKAYSKCLEVDEAIRVFCEMGLYGCQPNAYTYSYLAKGLCEKGRVNQGRQFYKDMRDKGFVPKGSTYVILICSLAMERRFDDAIEVVFDMLSNSMSPDLLTYKTVLEEMCRDGKGEKAFDLLEEFRKRDNFMNEKTYKSLLDVLHFLSRE; encoded by the coding sequence ATGCGATCAGTGGTACCACATCCCTTTATCTCCAGATTCCGATCATCTATCCTCTCTTCTCTTTCTCTCAGGCCCCTTTCCGATGCTTCAGCTTCTCACTTCCACCTCCACCCTAGTGCACCAACCTTCTCGCACCCATCTAAAGACCTCCCAAACCCTAATCCCCGGACTCTAACCCCATCGGAAAAGCATTTCGATTCATGGATAAGCAAACTCCGTCCGGGGTTCACGCCGTCAGACGTCGACGAAGCCTTGCAGGCCCAATCCGACCCGGACCTGGCACTGGACATTTTCCGTTGGACAGGCCAGCAGCGAGGCTACAAGCACAACCATGTCACTTACCTCCGCATTATCCGAATTGCCATCTCCGGTAAGCGATACCGTGTTGCAGAAACCCTGGTGGAGGAGGTCCTCGCAGGCGCTTGCCCTCCGAGCCTCCCCCTGTACAACTCCATGATTAAATTCTGCTGCGGCCGTAAATCGTTGTTTAATCGCGCATTTGATGTTTACAAGAAAATGTTGGCATGCGAAGATGCCAAGCCTTCCCTGGAAACTTACACATTATTACTGAATGCTCTTCTCCGTAAATTTAATCGGCTAACTGTTTCTTATGTGTATTTACATTCAGTGAGATCATTAGCTAAGCAGATGAAGGCCTCTGGCGTGATTCCAGATACTTTTACTTTGAATATGATCATAAAGGCTTATTCAAAATGTCTCGAGGTTGATGAAGCAATTAGGGTGTTTTGTGAAATGGGATTATATGGTTGCCAACCAAATGCATACACATATAGTTATTTAGCTAAAGGGTTGTGTGAGAAGGGGAGAGTGAATCAAGGGCGACAGTTCTATAAAGACATGAGGGATAAAGGTTTTGTTCCAAAGGGAAGTACATATGTGATTTTAATTTGTAGTCTAGCAATGGAACGGAGATTTGATGATGCTATTGAGGTGGTCTTTGATATGTTGAGTAATTCAATGTCTCCAGATTTGCTGACTTATAAAACTGTGTTGGAAGAGATGTGTAGGGACGGGAAGGGGGAGAAAGCATTTGACCTTCTTGAAGAATTTAGAAAGAGGGATAATTTCATGAATGAGAAGACCTACAAATCTTTGTTGGATGTGTTGCATTTTTTAAGTCGTGAATAA